In Rutidosis leptorrhynchoides isolate AG116_Rl617_1_P2 unplaced genomic scaffold, CSIRO_AGI_Rlap_v1 contig130, whole genome shotgun sequence, a single genomic region encodes these proteins:
- the LOC139881213 gene encoding LOW QUALITY PROTEIN: glucosamine inositolphosphorylceramide transferase 1-like (The sequence of the model RefSeq protein was modified relative to this genomic sequence to represent the inferred CDS: deleted 1 base in 1 codon), with protein sequence MTLAANNNSGGGGSGCVGSGGGVNGGCVVANGKWHRHQGRRFVVFFISCFALYSVIAGFYIRVMLKPHFDSSSVIGCQEDNEGSWSIGVLYGQSPFSLKPIEDVNVWRDESAAWPVANPVLTCASVSGSGYPSNFVADPFLYVQGDTFYLFYETKNSITMQGDIGFQKARLKGVTWEQLGIVLDEDWHLSFPYVFNYLGQIYMMPEGRQKGEVRVYRAVDFPMRWTLEKIVLRKPLIDAFSIYHDDQYYLFGTDDSGFGAKKNGELEIWYASSPLGPFKPHKRNPIYNIDKSSGARNGGRPFVYNGNLYRVGQDCGETYGHRTRVFRVEILTKDEYREVEVPISLVNTNKSLNAWNGARYHHLDVQQLSSGEWIGFMDGDRVPSGDPSHRFVLGWASFAAAIFIVMLLGLLVGAVNCIIPLNWCAHYSGKRTDSSLVWERSNYFSSKLRIFCSRLNRAASFIQGKIKPSTYTGRTVIFMIFIIGATLMCSGVKSIFGGSGAEEPYQFKGHFSQFTLVTMTYDARLWNLKMYVKHYSRCSSVKEIVVIWNKGIPPKLSDLDSAVPVRIRIEEWNSLNNRFKQDPLINTRAVLELDDDIMMSCDDIERGFRVWRKHPDRIVGFYPRLVDSIPLTYRAEKYARSHKGYNIILTGAAFIDTQFAFTKYWSDEAKAGRDLVDEYFNCEDVLLNYLYANSSSTRTVEYVRPPWAIDTSKFSGVAISRNTDEHYKVRSNCLQKLSEMYGSLLGRKNEFNGRKDGWDL encoded by the exons ATGACTTTGGCTGCCAACAACAATAGTGGCGGTGGTGGAAGTGGTTGTGTTGGCAGCGGCGGTGGCGTTAATGGTGGTTGTGTTGTCGCCAATGGGAAATGGCACCGCCACCAAGGGAGGCGGTTTGTTGTGTTCTTTATCAGCTGTTTCGCTTTGTATTCCGTTATTGCTGGTTTTTACATTCGTGTTATGTTAAAGCCTCATTTTGATTCTTCCTCTGTAATTGGTTGTCAAGAGGACAACGAGGGTTCTTGGTCCATTGGTGTTTTGTACGGCCaatctccattttctctcaaaccaATCGAAGAT GTCAATGTATGGAGAGATGAGAGTGCAGCATGGCCAGTGGCTAACCCTGTTTTGACCTGTGCTTCAGTTTCTGGTTCTGGTTATCCTAGTAACTTTGTAGCAGATCCTTTTCTTTATGTACAG GGTGATACATTTTACTTGTTTTATGAAACCAAGAATTCAATCACTATGCAAGGAGATATAGGGTTTCAAAAAGCA AGATTAAAGGGAGTGACTTGGGAGCAATTAGGCATCGTCTTGGATGAGGATTGGCATCTCTCTTTTCCTTACGTCTTCAATTATCTTGGCCAA ATATATATGATGCCAGAAGGAAGACAGAAAGGTGAAGTCCGTGTGTATCGAGCAGTTGACTTTCCAATGAGATGGACATTAGAGAAAATCGTCTTGAGAAAGCCACTCATTGATGCCTTTAGCATCTATCACGACGATCAATACTATCTTTTCGGTACCGATGATAGCGGTTTCGGAGCAAAGAAGAACGGAGAGTTAGAAATTTGGTATGCAAGCTCACCACTCGGTCCATTTAAACCTCACAAAAGGAACCCCATCTATAACATCGACAAGAGCTCAGGAGCTCGAAACGGAGGCAGGCCGTTCGTGTACAATGGAAACCTTTACCGTGTTGGTCAAGATTGCGGTGAAACCTATGGGCACCGGACACGTGTCTTCAGGGTGGAAATTCTCACAAAGGATGAATACAGGGAAGTTGAAGTTCCTATCAGCTTAGTGAATACTAATAAGAGCCTCAATGCTTGGAATGGTGCACGATATCACCATCTCGATGTTCAACAGCTGAGTTCCGGGGAATGGATTGGGTTTATGGACGGTGATCGTGTACCTTCCGGAGATCCTAGCCATCGATTTGTTCTCGGCTGGGCTTCGTTCGCTGCTGCCATTTTTATAGTTATGCTTTTAGGTCTCCTTGTCGGAGCGGTGAATTGTATTATCCCTCTCAATTGGTGTGCTCATTATTCCGGGAAGAGGACTGATTCAAGCTTGGTTTGGGAAAGATCGAACTATTTCTCTTCGAAATTGAGAATATTTTGTAGCAGATTGAATAGAGCAGCTTCCTTCATTCAGGGAAAGATAAAACCTAGTACTTACACTGGAAGAACAGTCATTTTCATGATATTCATAATCGGAGCTACTCTAATGTGTTCGGGTGTTAAATCCATTTTTGGAGGCAGTGGTGCTGAGGAACCCTACCAATTTAAAGGACATTTCTCACAATTCACTCTAGTGACAATGACGTATGATGCACGGCTCTGGAATTTGAAGATGTACGTGAAACATTATTCCAGATGTTCCTCTGTAAAGGAAATTGTGGTGATTTGGAATAAAGGGATCCCTCCAAAACTATCTGATCTGGATTCGGCTGTCCCTGTGAGGATTAGAATCGAGGAATGGAATTCACTTAACAATAGATTCAAACAGGATCCATTAATCAACACTCGAGCTGTTCTTGAGCTTGATGACGACATCATGATGTCATGCGACGATATCGAACGGGGTTTTAGAGTTTGGCGTAAACATCCTGACAGAATAGTGGGATTCTATCCTAGACTGGTCGATTCAATCCCGCTAACTTACAGGGCTGAGAAATATGCAAGATCTCATAAAGGGTATAACATAATCCTGACAGGAGCAGCTTTCATCGATACTCAGTTTGCATTTACCAAGTACTGGAGCGACGAAGCGAAAGCAGGGAGGGACTTGGTCGACGAATATTTCAACTGTGAGGACGTGTTGTTAAATTACTTGTATGCAAATTCTAGCTCCACTCGTACCGTTGAGTACGTGAGACCGCCATGGGCGATAGACACGTCTAAGTTCTCCGGCGTGGCTATTAGCCGGAATACAGACGAACATTATAAGGTAAGAAGCAATTGCCTCCAGAAGTTATCGGAAATGTATGGTAGTTTACTTGGTCGGAAGAATGAATTTAATGGAAGGAAAGATGGTTGGGATTTGTAA